The DNA sequence CACTGCCCATGATGACGTACCTTTTCATTTCAATCCTCCATAAAACGCCTTCCCGTGAAACAGAAGTCGTTTTATCGAAATTGCTCCCCTCAGAGCCATTCACCTTGCTTATTAACAACCACTACAGTTTTAGTCAAGTTTTTGTTGTATTCCCCTGACTTACCACGCAAAACAACGCCCATTCGCTCCTGGCCTGGGAAAAAACCATATCCATGCCGGCTGCCGCGGCCGAAAAATACAGTGAGAAGCATACCGACAACGAGAACGACCGCCAGGATAACAAGGAAGATATCTGTCTTTTTCATGGTCGTTCTCGTTGAGTGCCTGGTGCCTGGTGTCTGGTTCTGGCAAACGAACGAAGCACAATGTACGAAGAGCGAAGAAAAAGTCCGTTGCTTCGCGCTTTGTTCTTCGCTCACGACCCGCAACCTGGCGGATATATCATCCGAAAAACCATTTATTTTCGCCAGGTTGCGGGTACGAACAGGATGAGAATGGAGTATAGCTCCAGACGCCCGGCCAGCATCAGGAAAGACAGGATCCACTTGCCGGGCTGGGAGATCCAGGCATAGTTCTCAACCGCCCCCACCTTTCCCAGGCCGGGACCGATATTGGACAGGCAGGCTACCGAAGCGCTGAAAGCGGTCACCAGGTCGGCGGATTCCGTCACCGTCATGGCAACCGTCCCCGCCGCGAAGAGGAACATGTAGATGATGATGAACGCCGCGGTCCTCATCACGTAGGCGTCGACCACCGGCTTGGAGTCCACTTTGAGGGGCATCACCACGTTTGGTGAAATGGCCTTGATGATGCTTTTGAAGGCTGTCTTGAAGGCAACATAAATCCTGATGACCTTGATGCCCCCGCCTGTCGAACCTGCGCACCCACCGACGAACATGAGCAGGACCAGGGAGATCCTCAGGAAAGCGGGCCACAGGTTGAAATCGGCGGTCGTATAGCCTGTGGTGGTCATGATGGACACCACCTGGAAGGCGGACTGGCGCAGGTTGACCTCGTTGAAGCCGCTCCCCCGGACACCCAGGACAACTGTAAACAGGGCGATGCAAACCAGGATGACGATGAAGTAGGCCTTGAACTCCTCGCTGTGCCAATAGCTTTTCAGCCGCCCCTTCAATCCCTGGTAATGGAGGAGGAAGTTGCAGCCGGCAAGGAACATGAAAAGGATGACGATCCACTGAACGGCGCCCCCGTAAGCGGCGATGCTGGCGTTTTTCGTGGAGAACCCCCCGGTCGCCATGGTGCCGAAGGTGTGGCACAGGGCATCGAAAAAGGGCATCCCCGCCATCAGGAGAAGGAGGACCTCGGCAACAGAGAGGATGAAGTAGACGTTCCAGAGGGTCTTGGCCGTCCCCTTTATCCGGGGACTGAGCCTCTCGGCCGTCGGGCCGGGCGCCTCTGCCCGGTAAAGCTGGTAAGCGCCCCGGCCGATGGCGGGAAGCAGGGCAACAGAAAGCACGATGATCCCCATACCTCCGAGCCAGTGGGTCAGACTGCGCCAGAACAGCACACCCCTGGGCAACCCTTCGACCTGTGTCAGGATGGTGGCCCCGGTGGTGGTAAACCCGCTGGCAGTCTCGAAAAAGGCGTCGGTGAAAGTCCCCGTGACACCGCTCAGGTAAAAGGGCAGGGCTCCCAGGAGGGACACGGCCAGCCACGACAGCCCGACCACAGCGAGCCCGTCCTTGGCGCCCATGATCTCGAAATCGTCGAGGGAAGCGGGAAGCAGGCGCCTGACGACCAGGACAAGAACAATACCCAGAACGATAGTGATGACAAACGCCCTGGTCTCCCGGCTGCCGGGATCGTCGGCAAGAGCCCAACCCAGGGGCAGCAGCATGGTCAGGGAAACCACCAGGAAGATCCTGGAAACGATGTTGAAAACCTGGCGTTTATGCATGATGGCAAATCTGACAGCTCATAGCTGAGTGTCAGCAGACAGCCTCCATTTTGCGATCGATACCTGTCGCGCCCGGGAAGGGCGCCCGGATCGATGACCGATTAACAGCAGCCGCGCCTGGGAGCGGCGCCCGGATCAGTGACTGAAATACAGGGCACTGATCCGTGAGGGAACCGGAAACCACGCTTTTCGGTTCCCGTTGAGCCAAAGTCCCACCCGGACTTTGGCGATTATTTAGAGAAGACTTCTGTGCGCAAAAAGCCTTTCCATCTGGGGGACCGAATCCTCCCGGCAGAAGACCACGACGGCCTCCCCCTCCTGGATACGGGTCTTCCCGTCCACCAGGTGAGCCTCCTCCCCTTTGTGCACGGCACCGATAATAGCGTTCTTGGGAATTTTCAGGTCCTTGATGGCCTTCCTGGTCACAGGGGAGTCGGCTTCCGGGATCA is a window from the bacterium genome containing:
- a CDS encoding TrkH family potassium uptake protein; its protein translation is MHKRQVFNIVSRIFLVVSLTMLLPLGWALADDPGSRETRAFVITIVLGIVLVLVVRRLLPASLDDFEIMGAKDGLAVVGLSWLAVSLLGALPFYLSGVTGTFTDAFFETASGFTTTGATILTQVEGLPRGVLFWRSLTHWLGGMGIIVLSVALLPAIGRGAYQLYRAEAPGPTAERLSPRIKGTAKTLWNVYFILSVAEVLLLLMAGMPFFDALCHTFGTMATGGFSTKNASIAAYGGAVQWIVILFMFLAGCNFLLHYQGLKGRLKSYWHSEEFKAYFIVILVCIALFTVVLGVRGSGFNEVNLRQSAFQVVSIMTTTGYTTADFNLWPAFLRISLVLLMFVGGCAGSTGGGIKVIRIYVAFKTAFKSIIKAISPNVVMPLKVDSKPVVDAYVMRTAAFIIIYMFLFAAGTVAMTVTESADLVTAFSASVACLSNIGPGLGKVGAVENYAWISQPGKWILSFLMLAGRLELYSILILFVPATWRK